The proteins below come from a single Campylobacter sp. CCUG 57310 genomic window:
- a CDS encoding polyketide cyclase, translating to MEFSFTVRIDASKEKIWSFYLDTNKWFEWENNLENMALNGKFSTGSTGIMKLKEMPEIKFILTKVEPNKEFWNQSNTPFGTLCFGHEIFENKNFVYIKHTVRLESKDINVQKMELLKQIFADVPKSMFALRQKAQSIK from the coding sequence ATGGAATTTAGTTTTACAGTTAGGATTGATGCTTCAAAGGAGAAGATTTGGAGCTTTTATTTGGATACAAATAAATGGTTCGAATGGGAAAACAATTTGGAAAATATGGCTTTAAATGGCAAATTTAGCACAGGCTCTACGGGAATTATGAAATTAAAAGAAATGCCTGAAATCAAATTTATCCTTACCAAAGTCGAGCCAAATAAGGAATTTTGGAATCAGTCTAATACTCCTTTTGGAACTCTTTGTTTTGGTCATGAGATATTTGAGAATAAAAATTTCGTATATATAAAGCATACCGTAAGGCTTGAAAGCAAAGACATAAACGTGCAAAAAATGGAACTTCTTAAGCAAATTTTTGCTGATGTGCCAAAATCAATGTTTGCTTTAAGACAAAAAGCGCAAAGTATAAAATAA
- a CDS encoding tetratricopeptide repeat protein, producing the protein MRKIILALTVGALALWANMNNAEAMCEGGNFVSCNDLGTAYMKEGDKQDFKKAFELFTKACDGGHALACSNLGVLYANGQGVKQDNKKAIMLYGTACDAGEYRACNNLAELYDKAFGVERNLRTAKKHYGRACELGYQPACDNYKTLKAKGY; encoded by the coding sequence ATGAGGAAAATTATCCTTGCTTTAACTGTCGGAGCTTTGGCTCTGTGGGCAAACATGAACAATGCTGAAGCGATGTGCGAAGGCGGAAACTTTGTAAGTTGCAATGATTTAGGCACGGCTTATATGAAAGAGGGCGACAAGCAAGACTTTAAAAAAGCTTTTGAGCTATTTACTAAGGCATGCGACGGTGGACACGCTCTAGCTTGCAGTAATCTTGGAGTTCTCTATGCAAACGGACAAGGCGTAAAGCAAGATAACAAAAAGGCTATCATGCTATACGGTACCGCATGCGATGCCGGCGAATACAGAGCGTGCAATAATCTTGCCGAGCTTTACGATAAAGCTTTTGGCGTAGAGAGAAACTTAAGAACGGCTAAAAAGCACTACGGTAGAGCTTGCGAGCTAGGATATCAGCCTGCGTGCGATAACTACAAAACGCTAAAAGCAAAGGGTTATTAA
- the uvrC gene encoding excinuclease ABC subunit UvrC, which produces MLIDEIRSLPSSSGIYQYFDKFDKLLYVGKAKNLKNRVKSYFSFTPSLAPSPKVGARIFQMISQTVRLEYIVTPSEADALILENSFIKQLKPKYNILLRDDKTYPYIYVDFDDEFPRFDITRRIIKGKNIKYFGPYFKGGREMLEALYLNFKLVQKRSCVKGKKSCLFYQIKRCEAPCEGKITKEDYGKIVNSAILALQNPHSLQANLSNLMMQYAKNQNYEQAAKIRDKIEIIKDLEVKIEVDLAKLEDFEVFAINLHENFICAVRFSVQNGKIIGVNQNITPSKTASSEEINEAYKQIILESFSIDSPVITTKIYTNDEFEDASLIEEILSKRHGKNFSVKTPKIGEKKRICEMAKTNAEISIKNYIKSHDNDFLRSLKEYFELTHTPYRIEAFDNSHMFGEACVGAMICFDNGEFVKERYRHVHLEARNDYDQMKEMLINRALRFDKLAPPDLWVIDGGEALLNLANEILKSSGANIDVIAISKEKIDAKAHRAKGAAKDKIYTAKGIFSLATDDKRLQFFQRLRDEAHRFAITFHQKSKKKKDLHASKLANAGISAGSIAKLIKFYGNFESILNAQLSEIAKVTNKSVASKIKALKDSEIKD; this is translated from the coding sequence ATGCTAATTGACGAGATTCGCTCGCTGCCAAGCAGCTCGGGAATTTATCAGTATTTTGACAAATTCGATAAGCTTCTTTACGTAGGCAAGGCTAAAAATTTAAAAAACCGCGTTAAGAGCTACTTTAGCTTCACACCCTCTCTTGCGCCTTCGCCTAAAGTAGGAGCTAGAATTTTTCAAATGATAAGCCAAACGGTTCGCCTTGAATACATAGTAACTCCAAGCGAAGCCGACGCGCTGATACTTGAAAACTCTTTCATCAAGCAGCTAAAGCCAAAATACAATATTCTTTTGCGAGATGACAAGACCTATCCTTACATATATGTCGATTTTGACGATGAATTTCCACGATTTGACATTACTCGCAGGATCATAAAAGGCAAAAACATCAAATACTTCGGACCCTATTTTAAGGGAGGAAGAGAAATGCTTGAAGCGCTTTATCTAAATTTTAAGCTCGTTCAAAAAAGAAGTTGCGTCAAGGGCAAAAAATCTTGTTTATTTTATCAGATCAAGCGTTGCGAAGCGCCGTGTGAAGGCAAAATAACCAAAGAAGACTACGGTAAAATAGTAAATTCAGCCATATTAGCCCTTCAAAACCCGCACAGCTTGCAGGCGAATTTGTCAAATTTGATGATGCAATACGCAAAAAACCAAAACTACGAACAAGCTGCTAAAATTCGCGATAAGATAGAAATAATAAAAGATTTGGAAGTAAAGATAGAAGTTGATCTTGCCAAACTTGAAGATTTTGAAGTATTTGCCATAAATCTGCATGAAAATTTTATCTGCGCGGTTAGATTTAGCGTGCAAAACGGCAAAATAATCGGTGTAAATCAAAACATAACACCTTCTAAAACCGCCTCAAGCGAAGAGATAAACGAGGCTTACAAGCAGATCATCTTAGAAAGCTTTAGTATAGACAGCCCGGTGATAACGACTAAAATTTATACTAATGACGAATTTGAAGATGCAAGCTTGATAGAGGAAATTTTAAGCAAAAGGCACGGCAAAAATTTTAGCGTCAAAACTCCAAAAATAGGTGAAAAAAAGCGAATTTGCGAGATGGCTAAAACAAATGCCGAAATTTCTATCAAAAACTATATAAAAAGCCACGATAATGACTTTTTACGCTCGCTTAAAGAGTATTTTGAACTCACTCACACGCCTTATAGGATCGAAGCATTTGACAACTCTCATATGTTTGGCGAAGCTTGCGTGGGAGCGATGATATGCTTTGATAACGGCGAATTTGTAAAAGAGCGATATCGTCATGTGCATTTAGAAGCTAGAAACGACTATGATCAGATGAAAGAAATGCTTATAAACAGAGCTTTGCGCTTTGACAAGCTGGCTCCGCCCGATCTATGGGTGATAGACGGGGGCGAGGCTCTTTTGAATTTAGCTAACGAAATTTTAAAAAGCAGCGGTGCAAATATCGATGTGATCGCAATATCAAAAGAAAAAATAGACGCTAAGGCGCACCGAGCAAAAGGAGCCGCAAAGGATAAAATTTACACCGCAAAAGGAATATTTTCGCTCGCTACGGACGATAAAAGGCTTCAGTTTTTTCAGAGGTTGCGCGACGAGGCGCACCGCTTTGCCATAACCTTTCATCAGAAAAGCAAAAAGAAAAAGGATTTGCACGCAAGCAAGCTTGCAAATGCGGGAATTTCAGCAGGAAGTATCGCCAAGCTCATTAAATTTTATGGAAATTTTGAAAGTATATTAAACGCCCAACTTAGCGAAATAGCAAAAGTTACAAACAAAAGCGTAGCAAGTAAAATAAAAGCTCTTAAGGATAGTGAAATTAAAGACTAA
- a CDS encoding response regulator transcription factor — protein MINVLMIEDDPEFAQILSEYLDSFNIKVTNFEDPYLGLSAGIKNYDLIILDLTLPGMDGLEVCKEIREKYDIPIIISSARSDISDKVVGLQIGADDYLPKPYDPKEMHARIMSLIRRYKKTSESVEETIDSLFRIDEKRHEIYYNNEALTLTPAEYEILTYLIKQHSFSVSREQLVYNCKSLKDKDSKSLDVIIGRLRAKIGDNSKSPKHIFSVRGIGYKLVG, from the coding sequence ATGATTAATGTTTTAATGATTGAAGACGATCCGGAATTTGCTCAAATTTTGTCTGAATACCTAGATAGTTTTAACATCAAAGTTACAAATTTCGAAGATCCTTACCTCGGACTAAGTGCGGGGATAAAAAATTATGATTTGATCATTCTTGATCTTACGTTACCGGGAATGGACGGACTTGAAGTTTGCAAAGAAATTCGCGAAAAATACGATATACCTATCATTATCTCTTCAGCTAGAAGCGATATAAGCGATAAGGTCGTAGGTCTTCAAATAGGTGCTGATGATTACCTGCCAAAACCATACGATCCAAAAGAGATGCACGCTCGCATCATGAGCTTAATTCGCAGATACAAAAAGACTAGCGAAAGCGTTGAAGAGACGATTGATTCTCTCTTTAGAATAGATGAAAAAAGACATGAAATTTACTATAATAACGAGGCTCTGACCCTAACTCCTGCAGAATACGAGATACTTACTTATCTTATCAAGCAGCACAGCTTTTCGGTATCTCGCGAGCAGCTGGTATATAACTGTAAAAGCCTAAAAGATAAAGACTCAAAGAGCTTAGATGTCATCATAGGAAGATTAAGGGCAAAGATAGGCGATAACTCAAAAAGCCCTAAACATATCTTTTCGGTAAGAGGAATAGGCTATAAACTCGTAGGATGA
- a CDS encoding tetratricopeptide repeat protein — MIKILYVLLFFTLVLNAGIDNLSDEEALCNSGDARSCLVAGASLLEGDERGYEKGVKFHKKACDMGLGFACYCIGSFYLHGAFGLTMNRYKASEFFHVACNLEEPLGCRYLAFVYFEEDTKEQDIKANNLLKKACLLNDIISCKELGISYALAAKLELKYPKINASFQMACEINDSLECYLAATRYATSFEPSQNQKIINESFYKYCKFGYAKACLEIAYLYYDGVDLKLSYEKAGELFKTACDGKLMQACYELGSLYESGYGVDMDINRAKELYKNACEMNF; from the coding sequence ATGATAAAAATTTTATACGTTTTGCTGTTTTTTACTCTCGTTTTAAACGCCGGCATTGATAATTTAAGCGACGAAGAGGCGCTTTGTAATTCAGGAGATGCAAGAAGCTGTCTTGTCGCAGGAGCTTCTTTGCTTGAAGGAGATGAGAGAGGCTATGAAAAAGGAGTTAAATTCCATAAAAAAGCTTGCGATATGGGGCTTGGCTTTGCTTGCTACTGCATTGGAAGCTTTTATTTGCATGGAGCGTTTGGATTAACTATGAACCGCTATAAGGCGAGTGAGTTTTTTCATGTTGCTTGTAATCTTGAGGAACCTTTAGGGTGTCGCTATCTTGCATTTGTTTATTTTGAAGAAGATACCAAGGAGCAGGATATAAAAGCAAATAATCTTTTAAAAAAAGCTTGCTTGCTTAACGATATCATCTCTTGCAAAGAGCTTGGAATTTCTTATGCTCTAGCAGCCAAGCTTGAGCTTAAATATCCAAAAATTAACGCCTCTTTTCAAATGGCTTGCGAGATAAACGACTCTTTAGAGTGTTATCTTGCCGCGACACGTTACGCAACATCGTTTGAGCCTAGCCAAAACCAAAAGATTATTAATGAGTCTTTTTACAAATATTGCAAATTCGGATATGCAAAGGCTTGCTTAGAAATCGCTTATTTATACTATGACGGGGTTGATCTTAAGCTTAGTTATGAAAAAGCGGGCGAACTTTTTAAAACTGCTTGCGACGGCAAACTAATGCAGGCTTGCTATGAGCTGGGATCTTTGTATGAGAGCGGATATGGTGTCGATATGGACATAAATAGAGCTAAAGAGCTTTATAAAAACGCTTGCGAAATGAATTTTTAG
- a CDS encoding MarR family winged helix-turn-helix transcriptional regulator, whose translation MSKEKFDSIYKDEPQKSTGLLFIKAYNKWHGMIKQALTHSGLTHPQFVVLCTAASLAREHEQVTQVMIAEFSDMDIMTVSQILKLLEKKNFVKRTVHPQDSRAKTVRATKIGRKKINEALPVVEDIDIKFFSKLGNQKQIFNEFLLILESS comes from the coding sequence ATGAGTAAAGAAAAATTCGATTCCATATATAAAGATGAGCCACAAAAATCAACAGGTCTTTTGTTTATCAAGGCTTATAACAAATGGCACGGCATGATAAAACAAGCACTTACTCATAGCGGACTTACTCATCCTCAGTTTGTCGTGTTATGTACCGCTGCTTCGCTTGCAAGAGAGCATGAGCAGGTTACGCAAGTAATGATCGCCGAGTTTTCCGACATGGACATAATGACTGTATCACAAATTTTAAAGCTGCTTGAGAAAAAGAATTTTGTAAAAAGAACCGTTCATCCGCAAGACTCTCGTGCAAAAACGGTTCGTGCTACGAAAATAGGGCGAAAAAAGATAAATGAAGCCCTTCCTGTAGTCGAAGATATAGATATAAAATTTTTTAGCAAACTTGGAAATCAAAAGCAAATTTTTAATGAATTTCTTTTGATTTTAGAGTCTAGTTAG
- the guaA gene encoding glutamine-hydrolyzing GMP synthase, translating to MTQSDIIVLDFGSQYTQLIARRLREQGVYTEILPFNAKLEDIKAKKPKGIILSGGPASVYANDAYFCDQGVFKMKFPILGICYGMQLIAHVNKAEVVAANQKEYGKAELNVIKPHDLFKDTPEKQIVWMSHSDMVLNLPNGFESLAVSENSPYCVFGDDKRKIYALQFHPEVQHSEFGTQILKNFAKYICGCESTWNMGSFAKTQIAKIKEQVGNKKVLCAVSGGVDSSVVAALLANAIPENVILVFVDNGLLRTGEREQVEATFRTKLGVELVSIDASKIFLERLASVTDPEKKRKIIGETFIEIFEKEAKKHDNVKFLAQGTLYTDIIESSVVGSSKTIKSHHNVGGLPEWMSFELIEPLKDIFKDEVRQLGLELGLSRDLVFRHPFPGPGLAIRIMGEVNSPNLELLRKADVILRDELKSTGWYNKTWQAFCVLLNVNSVGVMGDNRTYENAVCIRVVDASDGMTASFSRLPYDLLENVSRRIINEVSGINRVVYDISSKPPATIEWE from the coding sequence ATGACGCAATCAGATATTATAGTTTTGGATTTTGGCTCGCAATACACCCAGCTTATCGCTCGTCGCCTTCGCGAACAAGGCGTTTATACCGAAATTTTGCCGTTTAACGCTAAGCTTGAAGATATAAAAGCTAAAAAGCCAAAAGGGATAATTTTAAGCGGCGGACCTGCAAGCGTTTATGCAAATGATGCGTATTTTTGCGATCAGGGCGTATTTAAAATGAAGTTTCCTATCTTGGGAATTTGCTACGGCATGCAGCTTATCGCTCACGTAAATAAAGCCGAAGTTGTGGCTGCAAATCAAAAAGAATACGGAAAGGCCGAATTAAACGTAATCAAGCCTCATGATTTATTTAAGGATACGCCTGAAAAACAGATCGTATGGATGAGCCATTCGGATATGGTCTTAAATTTACCAAACGGCTTTGAATCGCTTGCCGTAAGCGAAAATTCTCCTTATTGCGTATTTGGCGATGATAAGCGTAAAATTTATGCACTTCAGTTTCATCCAGAGGTGCAGCATAGCGAATTTGGAACGCAAATTTTAAAGAATTTCGCCAAATATATCTGCGGCTGCGAAAGCACTTGGAATATGGGAAGCTTTGCTAAAACGCAAATTGCGAAGATAAAAGAGCAAGTGGGCAATAAAAAAGTCCTATGCGCAGTAAGCGGAGGCGTGGATAGCTCCGTGGTTGCAGCACTTTTAGCTAACGCAATCCCTGAAAACGTCATACTTGTATTTGTCGATAACGGACTTTTAAGAACAGGCGAAAGAGAGCAAGTTGAAGCGACTTTTAGAACCAAGCTTGGCGTGGAGCTTGTAAGTATCGATGCTAGCAAGATTTTTCTTGAGAGGCTTGCTAGCGTAACCGATCCTGAGAAAAAACGCAAGATAATCGGCGAAACATTCATAGAAATTTTTGAAAAAGAAGCCAAAAAGCACGATAACGTAAAATTCCTAGCTCAAGGCACGCTATATACAGACATCATAGAAAGCTCGGTAGTAGGATCAAGCAAGACGATAAAGAGTCATCATAACGTAGGCGGGCTGCCTGAATGGATGAGCTTTGAGCTGATAGAGCCTTTAAAAGATATTTTTAAAGATGAAGTTCGCCAGCTTGGGCTTGAGCTTGGTTTGTCTCGTGATCTTGTTTTCCGTCATCCATTCCCTGGTCCTGGACTTGCGATACGTATCATGGGTGAGGTAAATTCTCCTAACCTAGAGCTGCTTCGCAAAGCTGACGTGATACTTCGTGACGAGCTTAAATCAACCGGCTGGTATAACAAAACTTGGCAAGCATTCTGCGTACTGCTAAACGTAAATTCAGTTGGCGTAATGGGTGATAACCGCACTTACGAAAATGCCGTTTGTATCCGCGTGGTGGATGCAAGTGACGGCATGACGGCTAGCTTCTCAAGGCTTCCTTATGATCTGCTTGAAAATGTTTCGCGCCGCATCATCAACGAAGTTAGTGGCATAAACCGCGTAGTTTACGATATAAGCTCTAAACCGCCTGCAACGATTGAGTGGGAGTAA
- a CDS encoding ABC transporter ATP-binding protein — translation MIGFERVSKLYGDTEVIKNFTLNIKKGEFFVLAGSSGSGKTTTLKMINRLIEPTSGKISIDGADITSYDLRKLRLNIGYVLQQIALFPNLNVCENITLIAEMKKYGKKRRVSLAKDLLQRVGLEPDTYLHRYPAELSGGEQQRVGILRAIITEPKILLMDEPFSALDPISRAELQELIKELHKDLGMTVVFVTHDMNEAQNVGERICVMNSGQIVQVGTAGEIKDMPANEFVAKFFQATQV, via the coding sequence GTGATCGGCTTTGAGCGAGTTAGCAAGCTTTACGGCGATACTGAAGTAATTAAAAATTTCACTCTAAACATAAAAAAGGGCGAATTTTTTGTTCTTGCAGGATCAAGCGGTAGTGGCAAGACGACTACGCTAAAGATGATAAATCGCCTCATAGAGCCGACATCAGGAAAGATTAGCATAGACGGCGCAGATATCACAAGCTACGATCTGCGCAAGCTTAGATTAAATATCGGCTATGTTTTGCAGCAAATAGCGCTCTTTCCGAATTTAAACGTTTGCGAAAATATCACCCTTATAGCCGAAATGAAAAAATACGGCAAAAAGCGTCGTGTATCACTGGCTAAAGATTTGCTTCAAAGAGTAGGTCTTGAGCCTGATACCTATCTGCACCGCTATCCCGCCGAGCTTTCTGGCGGAGAGCAGCAGCGAGTAGGCATCCTTAGAGCCATCATAACCGAGCCTAAAATTTTACTTATGGACGAGCCTTTTAGCGCGCTTGATCCTATCTCAAGAGCCGAACTTCAGGAGCTTATTAAGGAGCTTCATAAAGATCTTGGCATGACTGTCGTGTTTGTTACTCACGATATGAACGAAGCGCAAAATGTCGGAGAGAGAATTTGTGTGATGAATAGCGGGCAGATCGTGCAAGTGGGAACCGCAGGAGAGATTAAAGATATGCCCGCTAATGAGTTTGTGGCTAAATTTTTCCAGGCGACGCAAGTATGA
- a CDS encoding tetratricopeptide repeat protein — translation MRNEFLDSCIALGNLYNNSLYGAIEYEKAANLFTMACEGGYPGACMNLGFLYYEGKGVNKDKARANKLLKMGCDMGYEDSCEFYKRYEDLEKKSR, via the coding sequence TTGCGAAATGAATTTTTAGATAGTTGCATTGCGCTTGGAAATCTATACAACAACTCTTTATACGGCGCTATTGAGTATGAAAAAGCCGCAAATTTATTTACCATGGCTTGTGAGGGAGGATATCCGGGCGCTTGTATGAATTTAGGATTTTTGTACTATGAAGGAAAGGGGGTGAATAAAGACAAAGCAAGAGCGAATAAGTTACTAAAAATGGGTTGCGATATGGGATATGAGGATAGTTGCGAATTTTATAAAAGATATGAGGATTTAGAAAAGAAAAGCCGCTAA
- a CDS encoding cupin domain-containing protein, with protein sequence MSKIYNIKDEICFESGGIVSQRLFSNKNLDLDLYALDVTEELDKEKRFGDSLVWILEGEISLFCEDEKLSLKQNEAFIIEKETWRKVVSKEKTKMILIDFKENTMINHLPKAEIFALTDAIEYQEDKVVSKTLVKNENGTMTLMGFHGEQELSTHAAPGDALLVALEGELALTIGDEHFNIKAGDSIVMPGKIPHGLKIKDKFKMLLIVTRDK encoded by the coding sequence ATGAGTAAAATTTACAATATCAAAGACGAAATTTGCTTTGAAAGCGGCGGTATAGTAAGCCAAAGACTTTTTTCAAATAAAAATTTAGACCTTGATCTTTACGCGCTTGATGTGACCGAAGAGCTTGATAAGGAGAAGCGATTTGGCGATTCGTTAGTATGGATTTTAGAGGGTGAAATTTCGCTATTTTGTGAAGATGAGAAATTAAGCCTTAAACAAAACGAAGCTTTTATTATAGAAAAAGAGACGTGGCGCAAGGTCGTGAGTAAAGAAAAGACAAAGATGATTTTAATAGACTTTAAGGAGAATACAATGATAAACCACCTGCCGAAGGCTGAAATTTTCGCTCTTACGGATGCGATCGAGTATCAAGAGGATAAGGTCGTAAGCAAAACCCTTGTCAAAAACGAAAACGGCACGATGACGCTTATGGGTTTTCACGGTGAGCAGGAGCTTTCCACCCACGCTGCGCCGGGTGACGCACTACTAGTTGCTCTTGAAGGAGAGCTTGCGCTTACGATAGGCGATGAGCATTTTAATATCAAAGCGGGCGATAGTATCGTGATGCCGGGCAAGATCCCGCACGGACTAAAGATAAAAGATAAATTTAAAATGCTTTTAATAGTAACAAGAGATAAATAA
- the dnaJ gene encoding molecular chaperone DnaJ: protein MEIDYYEILEISKTSDQETIKKAFRKLALRYHPDRNQGNKEAEDKFKLINEAYQVLSDEEKKSIYDRYGKSGLQGGMGGFSGFGADFDLGDIFSSFFGGDFGGTIRKKRSLDKYPLDFEISIGIEFNEAIFGIEKELEYKVKKPCASCKGTGSKDGLHQTCPHCHGRGRISQQRGFMSFVQECPYCHGTGEVVKERCGKCSGVGYEEEKHSVKINVPAGVDDGMRMRVSGKGNVSVDGSRGDLYVNISVEPDEHFVRNGNDVYIEIPVFFTQAMLGETITIPTLKGTTELKLPIGAKDKQQFVFENEGVKSINSKKVGRLIAQISVQTPSKLNDEQRELLNKLQASFGIEGGKSSADESVFDKVINWFKGDSSQEKKSDK from the coding sequence TTGGAGATTGATTACTACGAAATTTTAGAAATCAGTAAAACAAGCGATCAAGAAACTATAAAAAAGGCGTTTAGAAAGCTTGCTCTTAGGTATCACCCGGATAGAAACCAAGGAAATAAAGAGGCCGAAGATAAATTTAAGCTTATAAACGAAGCTTATCAAGTGCTAAGCGACGAGGAGAAAAAGAGCATTTACGATAGATACGGCAAATCAGGTCTTCAAGGCGGCATGGGCGGCTTTAGCGGATTTGGAGCGGATTTTGATTTGGGAGATATATTTAGCTCGTTTTTCGGCGGAGATTTTGGCGGCACAATCAGGAAAAAAAGAAGCCTGGATAAATATCCGCTTGACTTTGAGATATCAATAGGGATAGAATTTAACGAAGCGATTTTCGGTATAGAAAAAGAGCTTGAGTATAAAGTTAAAAAGCCGTGCGCAAGCTGTAAGGGTACAGGCTCGAAAGACGGCTTGCATCAGACTTGTCCGCATTGCCACGGAAGAGGTCGCATAAGCCAGCAACGCGGTTTTATGAGTTTTGTGCAGGAGTGTCCGTATTGCCACGGTACCGGCGAAGTTGTCAAAGAGCGATGCGGTAAGTGTAGCGGCGTAGGATACGAAGAGGAAAAACATAGCGTCAAGATAAATGTCCCTGCCGGCGTTGATGACGGTATGAGGATGAGAGTTAGCGGTAAAGGCAATGTCTCGGTTGATGGAAGCAGAGGAGATCTTTACGTAAATATCTCTGTTGAGCCGGATGAGCACTTCGTAAGAAACGGTAATGATGTTTATATCGAAATTCCTGTGTTTTTTACTCAGGCGATGCTTGGCGAGACGATAACTATACCGACGCTTAAGGGCACGACTGAGCTAAAATTGCCGATAGGGGCTAAAGATAAGCAGCAATTTGTCTTTGAGAACGAAGGCGTAAAAAGTATAAATAGCAAAAAAGTAGGTCGCTTGATAGCTCAAATTTCGGTTCAAACTCCAAGCAAGCTAAATGACGAGCAAAGAGAGCTTTTAAACAAGCTTCAGGCGAGTTTTGGTATAGAAGGCGGCAAAAGTAGTGCCGATGAAAGCGTCTTTGATAAGGTTATAAACTGGTTTAAAGGCGATAGTTCGCAAGAAAAAAAGAGTGATAAATAA
- the nhaD gene encoding sodium:proton antiporter NhaD — protein sequence MRIFGLLSLLFGLAFAAGGGSNEPVDLTTTWIGIACLVIFVVGYFFIAAEENFHINKAKPAMFIGTFMFILIGFYMVLNGMEISSLKNEVDHLILEISQIVFFLMVAMTYIEALIERDVFNTLKYNLVSKGYTYKKLFWLTGVLAFFLSPVADNLTTALILSTVLITIDRHNTNFLVAGAINIVVAANAGGAWSPFGDITTLMAWAAGKAPFIDFLALFPASLIGWIVTAVLLVRVVPEGSPHFDPATEPKVTIKKGGKVVIGLGIFTIFSAVMSHQLFHLPAMWGMIFGLSLLSLYTYYYKRVYKNEEPMHVFHYMSKIENDTLYFFFGILAAVGALHYLGFLNHAVALYDKFGPTTMNIAVGFLSAIVDNVPVMSAVLKSSPEMGLDQWLLVTLTAGIGGSMISFGSAAGVGVMGKLKGIYTFGAHMKHAWTIVVGYIVSLVVWYVQFEILGLY from the coding sequence ATGAGGATTTTTGGACTTTTAAGCCTTTTGTTTGGGCTTGCTTTCGCCGCAGGAGGCGGTAGTAACGAGCCTGTAGACCTTACTACGACTTGGATAGGCATAGCTTGTCTTGTCATCTTTGTCGTGGGGTATTTTTTTATCGCCGCTGAAGAAAATTTCCATATAAATAAAGCAAAGCCTGCTATGTTTATCGGAACGTTTATGTTTATACTTATCGGCTTTTATATGGTTTTAAACGGCATGGAGATAAGCTCTCTTAAAAACGAGGTCGATCACCTGATCCTTGAAATTTCGCAAATTGTATTTTTCTTAATGGTTGCGATGACTTATATCGAAGCGCTCATCGAAAGAGACGTGTTTAACACGCTTAAATATAACCTCGTTTCAAAAGGCTACACTTACAAAAAACTCTTTTGGCTAACGGGTGTGCTAGCATTTTTCTTAAGCCCGGTAGCTGACAACCTAACTACCGCACTTATCCTTTCTACGGTTTTAATAACCATAGATAGACACAATACGAATTTCTTGGTCGCAGGAGCTATAAACATCGTCGTAGCGGCAAACGCAGGCGGTGCATGGAGTCCGTTTGGCGACATTACTACGCTTATGGCTTGGGCTGCAGGCAAGGCTCCGTTTATTGATTTCTTGGCTCTTTTTCCTGCTTCTCTTATCGGCTGGATCGTTACTGCGGTATTGCTTGTGCGCGTAGTTCCTGAAGGAAGTCCTCACTTTGATCCTGCTACAGAGCCTAAAGTAACTATCAAAAAAGGCGGCAAAGTAGTAATCGGGCTTGGAATTTTCACAATTTTTTCTGCCGTAATGTCGCACCAACTTTTCCATTTGCCTGCTATGTGGGGTATGATATTTGGTCTTTCTTTGCTTAGTCTTTATACTTACTACTATAAAAGAGTGTATAAAAACGAAGAGCCTATGCATGTATTTCACTACATGTCAAAGATAGAAAACGACACTCTTTACTTCTTTTTCGGTATTTTGGCGGCAGTCGGCGCGCTTCACTATTTAGGATTTTTAAATCACGCTGTTGCGCTTTATGATAAATTCGGACCTACGACTATGAATATCGCGGTGGGATTTTTATCGGCAATCGTTGATAACGTCCCTGTAATGTCTGCGGTGCTTAAGTCAAGCCCTGAAATGGGACTTGATCAGTGGTTGCTCGTAACGCTAACAGCGGGAATCGGCGGCTCTATGATCAGCTTTGGTTCTGCTGCGGGTGTTGGAGTAATGGGCAAGCTAAAAGGAATTTATACGTTTGGCGCTCACATGAAGCATGCTTGGACGATAGTGGTAGGCTATATCGTATCGCTTGTCGTTTGGTATGTGCAATTTGAAATTTTAGGATTATACTAA